GGCTCAAACCTGGCGGGGATCAAACAGAATAAAGCCAAAAGGCTTCTCGGTTATTCATCAGTCGGTCAGATCGGTCTGCTTATGATCATTCTGGGTCTGGGGGATATGCTGGGAGACAAGCGGGATTTTATCGCTCTGGGGATTCTGGTTTCCCACTACCTGGCCAAGGCTGTTCTCTTCTGGATCGCCGGCATGTTCGACAGTGAAAAGCTGGAGAGCTGGGCTGTTCTGAGAAAGAAACCCCTTCTCTTCGTCATGTTCGGTTTTGCCTTGTTCGCATTGACCGGGCTTCCCCCCTTCCCCTCTTTCTTCGCGAAATGGGAGCTTATTATGAAGCTCGGAACGAACGGCATGTTCGTCTGGTCGGCCCTGATTCTCATTGCCTCCTTTTTTGAAGCGGTCTATCTGTTCCGCTGGTTCGGACTGGCCCTCAAAGAGGAAAATGAAGATATGGAGGTATTCAAAACACCTCTTTACAAATGGCTCCCTGCGGGAATCTTCTCGATTCTTCTCCTCGCGGCCGGTTACTACGCCAGCCTGAGCGTGGAAGCCATGAAAGGGCTGAACTATCTGCCCTTGCTGTTCATACTGGTTCTGGCGCTCATTGACTGGCTGCCGGTATGGATCAAGAATATCATCTCCCTTTCAGGAGTTATCTGGTATATCTATGATCTCTATCCCCGCATTCAGGGCGACACGCTCAGAATGATCTTCGCCGGCGTATTCCTCATCGGCGCTGTCCTCTCTCTCCTTTCCGGTTTCTACTACAAAGGGAAAAGAGCGGGGTTCTACCCCATGGCTCTCGCCATGTTTCTGGGACTGATAACTCTGGTCGAAGCCACCAATCTTTTCCACTTCTTCTGGGGATGGGAACTGATGACAATCGGATCCTACTTCCTCCTGATAAGAGGAAAGAAATCGGCGCCCCACGGCTACAGCTACATGCTTTTCTCTCTGGGTGGCGGATACGCCATCATGATGGCTTTCTCCATTGCCTTCGCCGCTTCGGGGACTCTCGGCCTTTCGGCCCTGACAAATATCGCTCTCTATCCGGCGCTGGCCTATTCGCTGCTCTTCCTCGGTTTCATGACCAAGACAGCCTCGCTGCCTATGCACATCTGGCTGCCGGGAGCCCACGGAGAGGCCGATACGGACGTTTCGGTAATGGCTTCCGCCATTCTGCTTAAGGCCGGTGTT
Above is a window of Spirochaeta isovalerica DNA encoding:
- a CDS encoding proton-conducting transporter membrane subunit, whose protein sequence is GSNLAGIKQNKAKRLLGYSSVGQIGLLMIILGLGDMLGDKRDFIALGILVSHYLAKAVLFWIAGMFDSEKLESWAVLRKKPLLFVMFGFALFALTGLPPFPSFFAKWELIMKLGTNGMFVWSALILIASFFEAVYLFRWFGLALKEENEDMEVFKTPLYKWLPAGIFSILLLAAGYYASLSVEAMKGLNYLPLLFILVLALIDWLPVWIKNIISLSGVIWYIYDLYPRIQGDTLRMIFAGVFLIGAVLSLLSGFYYKGKRAGFYPMALAMFLGLITLVEATNLFHFFWGWELMTIGSYFLLIRGKKSAPHGYSYMLFSLGGGYAIMMAFSIAFAASGTLGLSALTNIALYPALAYSLLFLGFMTKTASLPMHIWLPGAHGEADTDVSVMASAILLKAGVFGMVLTLLGMGADASYAKVLLNILVWIGAFTALVGNISSALQENAKRLLAWSSIGQLGMILFGLATMTHLGWLISLAMVVAHFMYKSILFYTIGGVGYRVGSKDMYKMGGLIKRMPLAFIAVLISIIALSGVPPLVGFAAKWLSYNLLVTEGFVVPGTLLIIAGLVAFLYLFRLIHSVFLGQLKDNLRRVKEVNFWFLLPTYIIIGVVMYLSTLPNALLKPIGEWVVKYFPDGALHWEGTRATTAVGYFDGLWIMYVIGGIFATVLVLSLIITSRKKMQKVKQFNIFYSGEHPSRPELVHFAYNFFAHYNRAVGFAVTPVLHRFWDYTARSLHGVSDFIRRIYNGNGQSYAFHLIAYVVLVFLFQGVM